A stretch of the Lolium perenne isolate Kyuss_39 chromosome 3, Kyuss_2.0, whole genome shotgun sequence genome encodes the following:
- the LOC127325633 gene encoding uncharacterized protein — translation MPKWDAQEAEMKRNGITPEPEREGWDTRARNGFLGHGCEYDMKTGNLVESDSKVKVPREKWIEVMADIKAGKLKFAPDREKDLLTLVLGNPEKGGRTRGFGPSVPWALGFPDDAETYRSRARAKKRELEVQNDRMAEFQRQLDQQQREIQQQQREINELKGQRQPDNTAGISQRRDSSVADSEAPPLRMIDGGPGDPVDGIKEQTPCDLHEVFRNLSVKVAVGFVLPAFGAEGEPATWHGNEIPAGYARVGVDSVVPSWETLQLVIPGGDGQVTLGDVLGEIILWEKKNIKLPGWVAPSTSRPRSPSPPPSDRRTPSPLPTDHMSPPSPYGYDHDIRSPSPSPAPPPAPTKTRNAPSRKRFKSPVRKRSPLPTVPKVPPPRPYDRTKEENEAIVKKHVHEQLHKEKPPAPAPYTEKQKGYALDFLNTPSQYDLHEKKDDYTRTLARVIEDKGTAKKKDSASTSKSSARSVAGKKSSSTSAPLKAKQAATTGRKRKEIPQLGEQAKQSIPPLKVSDVPSVYQEHGDFDLEAAAALAAQVGCTVEELLSAHDAVLPIADIAPKFVYGADLVSKERLHKLPTHMRNLHQWYLDACKENTSYIVADIAEDYYFRKEEIHIEMNELWQLFNLDALDKSLMSCYCLLKIIECRSNKMFNVGFVDPDKVHHDTVKNNVEETGGNLLRFIGEQSFCDSILFPYNYSFHWILLNIQVDKGIVEVRDPLSRGLDGFRDFQNILQRCWRALKNNIAGNFAEKLTFTLVDFMREKLQPHEHILGITEELAGLLMKEVIDDNGLFSPNRRNK, via the exons atgcctaagtgggatgcacaagaggctgagatgaagcggaatgggatcactccagaacccgagcgagaaggatgggacactagggctcgaaatgggttccttgggcatggctgtgagtatgacatgaagacagggaaccttgttgaaagtgacagcaaggttaaggtacccagggaaaaatggattgaagtgatggctgatattaaagcgggaaaactgaagtttgctcccgatagagagaaagacttgctgacgcttgtcctcggtaatcctgaaaagggaggacgaacaagaggcttcggccctagtgttccgtgggcgcttgggtttccggacgacgcggagacttatagaagccgagcgagagcaaaaaaacgcgagctggaggtgcagaatgaccggatggccgagttccaacgtcaacttgaccagcagcagcgggagattcagcagcagcagcgggagataaatgaactaaaaggacagcgccagccagataataccgccggcatatctcagcggcgagacagcagcgtggccgactcggaggccccgcctttacggatgatagatggcggtcctggcgaccccgtggatggaatcaaggagcaaacaccttgtgatctccatgaggtgttcaggaacttatctgttaaggtggcggtcggctttgtcttacctgcatttggagctgaaggtgagccggcaacatggcatggcaatgagattccagctggctatgctcgtgtcggggtggattcagttgtaccgtcgtgggagacattgcagctcgtaatccctggaggtgatggtcaGGTTACACTCGGAGACgtactgggagaaatcattctttgggaaaagaaaaacatcaagcttccaggttgggtagcccctagtactagtcgtcccaggtcaccatcacctcctccaagtgATCGCAGGACACCATCACCTCTTccgactgatcacatgtcgccaccatcaccctatGGGTACGACCATGACAtccgtagtccatctccatctccagcgccgccgcctgcgcccactaagactcggaatgcacccagccggaagcgtttcaagagtcctgtccgcaagcggtcgcccctcccaacagtaccaaaggttcctcccccccgtccttacgatcgtactaaAGAGGAAAATGAGGCCATTGTAAAGAAACACGTGCATGAACAGCTTCATAAggaaaaacctccagcgccagcgccatacaccgagaagcaaaaaggatatgctcttgattttctgaacacaccatcgcaatatgacttacacgagaagaaggatgactacacACGCACACTTGCGAGGGTAATTGAGGACAAGGGCACTGCTAAGAAGAAGGATAGtgctagcacgagcaaatcatcagctagaagtgtagccgggaagaaatcaagttcaacaagtgcacccctcaaggccaagcaagcaGCGACAACGGGCAGAAAAAGAAAGGAAATTCCCCAGCTCGGAGAAcaggccaaacaatcgatcccaccactcaaagtgtcagatgttccctcggtgtaccaggaacatggtgatTTCGATCTGGAAGCAGCTGCGGCGCTAGCGGCTCAAGTTGGctgtaccgtggaggaattgctgagtGCCCATGATGCAGTACTACccattgctgatatagctcctaaatttgtctatggggccgacttggtcagcaaagagcggctgcataaactgccaacgcatatgcggaatttgcatcagtggtaccttgatgcgtgcAAGGAGAACACAAGTTACATCGTGGCGGATATCGCAGAAGATTATTActtccgaaaggaggagatccatattgagatgaatgaactctggcagttattcaatttagatgccctcgacaaatctctcatgagttgctactgctt actgaagatcattgaatgcagaagtaataagatgttcaatgttgggtttgttgacccagataaagtacatcatgaCACGGTAAAGAATAAtgtcgaagaaacggggggaaacctactaaggtttatagGGGAGCAAAGcttctgtgattcaatactgtttccttacaactacag tttccactggattctgctaaatattcaagttgataagggaatagttgaagtaagggacccattgagtagaggcctggacgggttccgCGACTTCCAGAACattctccagag gtgtTGGAGAGCTTTGAAGAATAATATTGCGGGTAACTTcgcagagaagctaacatttactctt gtcgacttcatgcgggagaagCTCCAACCACACGAGCACATACTAGGAATTACGGAGGAATTGGCGGGACTTCTAATGAAAGAAGTAATAGACGAcaacggcttgtttagtccaaataggcgcAACAAATGA